Part of the Coriobacteriaceae bacterium genome is shown below.
CGTGTGGAACGTGCTCACTTGGGCGACTATCGGTGTGATTACGGTGCTCACGGTCGTCATGTTTGTTCTGCAGGCGATGGGTTACAGCGCTTAGCGCCTCTTTTGGACTCCAAACAGGCCGCCGCCATGGGCTGCGACCTGTTTTTTTGCCTGCTGTAGGGTGTTAGCTATATGGCAGTGGGCAAAAAATGCCAAATATGAGTACTGTTGCTAAGTGAATAGCATTTACATCCAAGAAGATAATGAACATAAACTATAGTATGTTCATTAAAATTGGTTCCAATACGCCTTAAACCAGTCAGGTTGGCTGCTTTAGGGGTTGTAGGAGACGCTCAGACGTCATTTTGGGTGGTTTTGCCTGTTACTAAAATGGTAACACTACTCATATTTGCCTTTTTTGTCCACAGACCTTTGAGGTTGCGGCGAAAAGGGCTTGTTTTGATTGTTTGGGGCAGGCGCGAGGCGCGGAAACGATGTCTGGAACGGCGGAGCGGCTTGGAATTCATCCGTAGAGGTCTTCATTGGCTGCGCCAGGAGTGTCCCTAACTGCCGGAGGGGGTGTCTGCCGTAGCAGACACCCCCTCCGGATGTGGGAAGTTTACGCTGCAGGTTACTTGTCGGTGCCCAGCTTGTGTGGCTTGAGAGCGAGCGCATTGACGAGTGCGTCGGTGGCAGACTTGACGGCTGCCGGCTGCGGATCGTTGACGTGATCCTCGGGGTGTACGGGCAGGTCCTTCTTGACGGCATCGTGGATCAAGTTGAGGTACTCAGTCACGCCAGTGGTCGATAGGTGCGTGCCATCGCCATCGAACAGGTCGTTGCGGTTGGCACTGTATCCGTACCAATCGATAACGCGCACGTTCTTGTAGCGCGTAGCGGCGTTGGCGATGGCCTGGTTGGTAGAGCCAACCCACGGCTGCGGGCTGCGCGTGTTCACAAACACCACAATACGCTTATCTCCTGCATCGGCCATGATGGCGTCGATCTGGTCGTCGGTTACCAAGCCGTTGGTGCCCAGCGCAAAGACCACGATCTTGCCGGCAAGGTTCTGCTGGAGATAGCCCTCAAATGTCGCGCGGCCCGCATCAAACTGGCGGCCCTTTTCGGCATCGATATGGCTGTGTGGGAACACGCCATCAAAGGAATCAACGGCACGCAGCGACACGGAGTCACCGATCATCAACAGGTCGTAGGAGCCATCGGGGAAGCCGTCGTTGTCCTTGTCGGTGTCGTCGGCCGCCTGCTGGTCGGTGGGCGCGGTGTTTTTGGCTTCCTTGTTCAGAACTTCGGCGCCCTCACCGCTCAGCGCAGACGTCTCGGGCACAAAGATCAGGCCGCCCAGTGCAACGACCAACACGACAGCGCAGGTTGCGCAGGCAGGGACGTGCGCGCGTGCCCAGTTAGCGGGCTTTGTGGTGCCATCGCGGAACTCGGCGACGGTGCGGCCGAAGGCGCCCTTCCTAAACGGCGTTTCGATAAAGCGATAGGAGCACTCGGCTACGGCGACCACCAGCAGCACCTGCAAAATGTACTGCCACCAGGGCGTATCGTTGATGTTGGCGACCGGGTTCATGAGCAACAGCAGCGGATAGTGCCACAGGTAGATGCTGTACGAGCGCTTGCCAATCCACACGAGCGGCTCGGCGGACAGCGCGCGGGCAACCATTCCCTGGGGCTGCACGCAGGCCGCGATGACCATGAGCGTGAGGATCGAGCACAGCAGTGTGCCTCCGCGATACTGGAAGGCGGTGTAGCCGTTGGTGAGCGCGACCATGGCGGCAAGGCCAACCAGACCCACGACGCCCAACACATCGATGGATGCGGGCGAGGACCAAAAGCGCACGAGGGCGCTCGGCTGTGCCGGGGCGGTCTCGGCTGCTTCGTCGGCCTTCTCGCCAGGCTTGCCCTCGGCGTTCTTGCCGTGCTTGGCGGCGCCAGCTAGGCGATTGAGCCCCAAACGACGAGCGAGACGCACCGGCGCCAGGTCGCGATCGGGGATAAAGGCCATCCAGGCACCCAGCAGCAGCGAGAACACGCGGGTGTCGGTGCCGTAGTACACGCGGCTGGGGTCGGCGGCAGGGTTGTAAAGCACCATCATGGCTAGGGCAGATACCGCGGCAAGGCCCAGAACCACGCGGCGCGTGTTGGGCTTGCTCACATGCATGGATACCATGGCAAACAGCAGTGGCGGCCAAATCAGGTAGAACTGTTCCTCGATGGCAAGCGACCAAAAGTGCGTGAGCGGCGAGGGGTCGCCCAGAGCATTGAAGTACGAGACGTTTTGGGCAATCTGCCACCAGTTGTTGAAGAACAACAGCGACGGCAGGATGTCGGGGCGCATCTTGGTGAGCATCACGTGGTTGAAGACGGTGCACAGCGCACAGGTCACCACCACGACGGTCACCACGGCGGGGACCAGGCGACGGATGCGGCGGATCCAGAAGCTCTTGAGGTCGATGCGGCCGGTCTTAGCGACTTCGTTGAGCAGCAAGCGCGTGATCAGATAGCCCGAAAGCACAAAGAAGATCGTGACGCCGAGCAGGCCGCCCTGAGCCCACGTGAGGTTAAGGTGATAGAGCACCACCGCGACGACGGCGAGCGTACGCAGGCCGTCGAGTGCAGGGATGTAGCGGGACTTGGGGCGAGCGGGCGTCTGCTCCGCGGCGGGAGTGTTGGCGCGGCCCGCGTTGTTGGCAGAAGCGCGATGGGGGCTCGCGGTGCGTCGCGGTTCGTCGGCACGGCGTTCGCCCTTCACGCGTTCGTGCGGCGCCGGCTCGTTGCCCGTGCGGCGTCGACCGCGCGAGCCCGATTGCGAGAGTTGTTCCATAAAACATCATCCAATGACGAGAATAATCATCACGCCTTCATTGTAGCTGCCTGCTCCTGTGAATGCTTGCTGCTGGCGCAAGCTCAAGCGCGCGTCCACATCAAAGTGAACTAAAGTTATAGGGGGTGCGAGAGTGCACGATCGACGGCCGACGGTGGGCATAAGGCCCGCAGATGAGGAGGTTTCCATGGCAGATCGCGGCATCGTTGCGGTGTTCGGCAGCATGAACATGGACCTTTCGGTGGCGTGCGAGCGCATACCGCGTGCGGGCGAGACCGTCGGCGGCAGCGGGTTTATCACCAACGCCGGAGGCAAGGGCGCCAATCAGGCCGTAGCTGCCGCGCGTATGGGCGCGTGCACGCACATGATTGGCGCGGTCGGTCGCGACGCGTTCGGCGCGTCGCTCGTGGCGGGGCTCCAAGACGCCGGCGTGGACTGTGACTTTGTAGTGCATCGCGATGACGTGGAGACGGGAACGGCGACCATCATTCGCTGCGAGAGCGACAACCGCATCATAC
Proteins encoded:
- a CDS encoding acetyltransferase, whose translation is MEQLSQSGSRGRRRTGNEPAPHERVKGERRADEPRRTASPHRASANNAGRANTPAAEQTPARPKSRYIPALDGLRTLAVVAVVLYHLNLTWAQGGLLGVTIFFVLSGYLITRLLLNEVAKTGRIDLKSFWIRRIRRLVPAVVTVVVVTCALCTVFNHVMLTKMRPDILPSLLFFNNWWQIAQNVSYFNALGDPSPLTHFWSLAIEEQFYLIWPPLLFAMVSMHVSKPNTRRVVLGLAAVSALAMMVLYNPAADPSRVYYGTDTRVFSLLLGAWMAFIPDRDLAPVRLARRLGLNRLAGAAKHGKNAEGKPGEKADEAAETAPAQPSALVRFWSSPASIDVLGVVGLVGLAAMVALTNGYTAFQYRGGTLLCSILTLMVIAACVQPQGMVARALSAEPLVWIGKRSYSIYLWHYPLLLLMNPVANINDTPWWQYILQVLLVVAVAECSYRFIETPFRKGAFGRTVAEFRDGTTKPANWARAHVPACATCAVVLVVALGGLIFVPETSALSGEGAEVLNKEAKNTAPTDQQAADDTDKDNDGFPDGSYDLLMIGDSVSLRAVDSFDGVFPHSHIDAEKGRQFDAGRATFEGYLQQNLAGKIVVFALGTNGLVTDDQIDAIMADAGDKRIVVFVNTRSPQPWVGSTNQAIANAATRYKNVRVIDWYGYSANRNDLFDGDGTHLSTTGVTEYLNLIHDAVKKDLPVHPEDHVNDPQPAAVKSATDALVNALALKPHKLGTDK